From a single Glycine soja cultivar W05 chromosome 19, ASM419377v2, whole genome shotgun sequence genomic region:
- the LOC114399006 gene encoding linoleate 13S-lipoxygenase 3-1, chloroplastic-like: protein MAIAKQLMGFSSFVSASSKVFLHNKHGIFWVNPILLPLENTRLRMGAKFPVAAISEDLIKTTLTVHAKKPLQFKVRAVVTVRNKIKEDFKETMLKHLDAINDSIGTRNVVLELISTEIDPKTKSPKKSSKAALMDWSKKSNVKAERVNYTTEFIVDSNFGVPGAITVTNKHQREFFLESITIEGFVSGAVHFPCKSWVQGERIFFSNKTYLPGDTPAGLRVLREKELINLRGDGKGVRTLSDRIYDFDTYNDLGNPDEGVELTRPTLGGSQNHPYPRRCRTGRAPTDTDMHAESRVEMPLPMYVPRDEQFDESKLNTFVIKRLKAVVHNLIPGLKASLSANNHDFNRFSDIDDLYSDGLPLQDEILKKIPLLQVLTKIQECSQGLLKYDTPKIISKDKFAWLRDDEFARQAIAGVNPVNIEGLKVFPPVSKLDPEIYGHQDSALKEEHILGQLNGMTVQQAIVENKLFMVNYHDVYVPFLDGINALDGRKSYATRTIFFLTPLGTLKPIAIELSLGPSSGWKRVVTPPVDATTNWKWQLAKAHVCANDAGVHQLVNHWLRTHACMEPFILSAHRQLSAMHPVFKLLDPHMRYTLDINALARQKLINADGIIESCFTPGRYCMEISCGAYKNGWSFDMEGLPADLMRRGMAVPDPTQPNGVKLLIEDYPYATDGLLIWSAIENWVRTYVNHYYRHASLICNDKELQAWYSESINVGHADLRHQRCWPTLNNSEDLVSILTTLIWTVSAQHAAINFGQYPYGGYVPNRPPLMRRLIPFPEDEAEYANFLADPQKYFLNALPSVLQATKYMSIVDILSTHSSDEEYLGERRHSSIWSGDADITEAFCSFSAEIRRIEKEIERRNLDPSLRNRCGAGVLPYELLAPTSRPGVTCRGIPNSVST from the exons ATGGCCATTGCAAAGCAACTTATGGGTTTTTCCTCATTTGTTTCTGCTTCCTCCAAAGTGTTTCTGCACAACAAGCATGGCATCTTCTGGGTCAATCCTATCCTGCTTCCTTTGGAAAACACAAGGTTGAGGATGGGAGCAAAGTTTCCGGTGGCAGCTATCAGTGAGGATTTGATAAAGACCACACTGACAGTGCATGCAAAGAAACCATTGCAATTCAAGGTCAGAGCTGTGGTGACAGTGAGGAATAAGATCAAAGAGGATTTCAAAGAGACTATGTTGAAGCATTTGGATGCCATCAATGATAGCATCGGAACAAGAAATGTTGTGCTGGAGCTTATCAGCACCGAGATTGATCCAA AAACGAAATCTCCAAAGAAGAGCAGCAAAGCAGCGCTAATGGACTGGTCGAAGAAATCCAATGTCAAAGCAGAGAGAGTTAATTATACAACTGAATTCATTGTGGACTCGAATTTTGGAGTCCCTGGAGCTATTACTGTGACAAACAAACACCAAAGAGAGTTCTTCTTGGAAAGTATAACCATCGAAGGGTTTGTCAGTGGAGCAGTTCATTTCCCCTGCAAGTCGTGGGTACAAGGAGAGAGGATATTCTTTTCTAACAAG ACATATTTACCTGGTGATACACCTGCTGGGCTTAGAGTATTGAGGGAGAAGGAGCTGATAAATCTTAGAGGTGATGGGAAAGGAGTTAGAACATTATCTGATAGAATATATGATTTCGATACATACAACGATCTGGGAAATCCAGATGAAGGAGTTGAGCTTACCAGACCAACTCTCGGTGGATCCCAAAATCATCCATACCCAAGACGCTGTCGTACTGGCCGCGCCCCCACTGATACAG ATATGCATGCTGAGAGTCGTGTGGAGATGCCACTGCCTATGTACGTACCAAGAGACGAACAATTTGATGAGTCTAAGCTGAACACATTCGTAATCAAGAGGCTCAAGGCAGTGGTCCATAACTTGATCCCTGGTCTTAAGGCTAGTCTTTCTGCTAATAACCATGACTTCAACAGATTTTCAGACATTGACGACCTTTACAGTGATGGCCTGCCCTTGCAAGatgaaattttgaagaaaattcCATTGCTACAAGTGCTCACAAAGATACAAGAATGCAGCCAGGGACTTCTTAAGTATGACACTCCCAAGATTATTTCCA AGGACAAGTTTGCCTGGCTGCGAGATGATGAATTTGCCCGGCAAGCAATAGCAGGAGTCAACCCCGTTAACATTGAGGGGCTTAAAGTTTTCCCACCGGTGAGCAAACTCGACCCGGAAATATATGGCCACCAAGATTCTGCACTCAAAGAAGAGCATATTCTGGGACAACTTAATGGCATGACCGTGCAACAG GCAATAGTGGAAAATAAGCTGTTTATGGTAAATTACCACGATGTCTATGTTCCATTTCTTGACGGGATCAATGCCCTTGATGGGAGAAAATCCTATGCTACCCGCACCATATTTTTCTTGACACCACTTGGCACTCTCAAGCCTATTGCTATAGAACTTAGCCTCGGACCAAGTTCCGGATGGAAACGTGTAGTTACCCCTCCTGTGGATGCAACTACAAATTGGAAGTGGCAGCTTGCCAAAGCTCATGTGTGTGCCAATGATGCTGGGGTGCACCAACTTGTTAACCATTG GTTACGCACACATGCCTGCATGGAACCATTTATATTGTCTGCTCATAGGCAATTAAGTGCAATGCATCCTGTTTTTAAGCTGTTGGATCCACACATGAGGTACACGTTAGACATCAATGCTTTAGCTCGCCAGAAACTGATCAATGCTGATGGAATCATTGAGTCTTGTTTTACTCCTGGGCGCTACTGCATGGAGATCAGTTGTGGAGCATACAAAAACGGGTGGAGCTTTGACATGGAGGGCCTCCCTGCAGATCTCATGCGCAGGGGAATGGCGGTACCAGACCCAACACAACCAAATGGTGTAAAGCTCCTAATTGAAGACTACCCTTATGCAACGGATGGACTTCTGATCTGGTCTGCAATTGAGAACTGGGTCCGCACCTATGTGAACCACTACTACCGCCATGCAAGCCTGATTTGCAATGACAAAGAGCTACAAGCTTGGTACTCTGAGTCAATCAATGTGGGTCATGCTGATCTTAGGCATCAAAGGTGCTGGCCCACATTGAATAACAGCGAGGATCTTGTGTCTATCCTTACCACCTTGATTTGGACGGTATCCGCACAACATGCAGCTATTAATTTTGGGCAGTACCCTTACGGAGGTTATGTGCCAAATCGTCCTCCCTTAATGAGAAGATTAATCCCATTTCCAGAGGATGAGGCAGAATATGCCAATTTCTTAGCAGATCCCCAAAAGTATTTCCTAAATGCGTTGCCCAGCGTGTTACAGGCTACAAAATATATGTCTATAGTTGACATACTCTCTACCCACTCATCTGACGAGGAGTATTTGGGAGAGCGCCGACACTCATCCATTTGGTCAGGTGACGCAGACATCACTGAGGCATTCTGTAGCTTCTCCGCAGAGATCAGACGGATAGAGAAGGAGATTGAGAGAAGGAACCTCGATCCATCACTCAGGAACCGTTGTGGCGCAGGGGTTTTACCTTACGAGTTACTTGCACCTACCTCTCGACCCGGCGTTACATGTAGAGGGATTCCTAATAGTGTGTCCACGTAA